From one Streptomyces sp. ICC1 genomic stretch:
- a CDS encoding GNAT family N-acetyltransferase, with amino-acid sequence MSASITRIDAADLFAYRDELASLLLRVVRDGASLGFLADIDHEAAVAWWESLLPAVEEGSLALWVSRGPDDWIDGTVSWSRETKPNGRHRAEVRKLMVHPGARGRGTGRALLAEAEAAAARAGVVLLFLDTESGSGAERVYRTAGWTEAGSIPDYAADPAGRLVATTFYYKHTGQ; translated from the coding sequence ATGAGCGCTTCCATCACCCGGATCGACGCCGCCGATCTGTTCGCGTACCGCGACGAACTGGCCTCCCTCCTCCTGCGCGTGGTCCGCGACGGTGCCTCACTGGGCTTCCTCGCCGACATCGACCACGAGGCCGCCGTCGCCTGGTGGGAATCCCTGCTCCCCGCCGTGGAGGAGGGCTCCCTCGCCCTGTGGGTGTCGAGGGGGCCGGACGACTGGATCGACGGCACCGTCAGCTGGAGCCGGGAGACGAAGCCCAACGGCCGCCACCGCGCCGAGGTGCGCAAGCTCATGGTCCACCCCGGGGCCCGCGGCCGCGGCACGGGCCGCGCCCTCCTCGCCGAAGCCGAGGCGGCCGCCGCCCGCGCCGGGGTGGTGCTCCTGTTCCTGGACACCGAGAGCGGCAGCGGGGCCGAGCGGGTGTACCGGACCGCCGGCTGGACCGAGGCGGGCTCCATCCCCGACTACGCCGCCGATCCGGCCGGCCGCCTGGTGGCGACCACCTTCTACTACAAGCACACGGGGCAGTAG
- a CDS encoding trimeric intracellular cation channel family protein has product MLHALYLLGIAAFAASGVLAAHRANMDPFGGLVLAFAAAISGGTLRDLILDRHPLYWTHDWLLLVLIASVAVATMLYLRRRELPHRSLMVVDAVGLSVVTVIGARAAIDAHVTPVAVLILAVLTGVTGEVVRDVLCGEFPPLLLREEVYATAALAGAVSYLGLHRAGAPDTVNIAVSAALVFALRMTAVFRDLHLPRLQRATG; this is encoded by the coding sequence ATGCTGCACGCCCTCTACCTGCTCGGCATAGCCGCCTTCGCCGCCTCCGGCGTCCTCGCCGCGCACCGCGCGAACATGGACCCCTTCGGCGGGCTCGTCCTCGCCTTCGCGGCCGCCATCTCCGGCGGGACCCTGCGCGACCTCATCCTCGACCGGCATCCGCTCTACTGGACGCACGACTGGCTGCTGCTCGTCCTCATCGCGTCCGTCGCCGTCGCCACCATGCTCTACCTGCGCCGCCGGGAGCTCCCGCACCGCTCCCTGATGGTCGTCGACGCCGTCGGCCTCTCCGTCGTCACCGTGATCGGCGCCCGCGCCGCCATCGACGCGCACGTCACCCCGGTCGCCGTGCTCATCCTCGCCGTCCTGACGGGAGTCACCGGCGAGGTCGTCCGCGACGTGCTCTGCGGGGAGTTCCCGCCCCTGCTGCTGCGCGAGGAGGTGTACGCGACGGCCGCGCTCGCCGGGGCGGTCTCCTACCTCGGCCTGCACCGGGCCGGAGCCCCGGACACCGTCAACATCGCCGTGTCCGCCGCCCTGGTCTTCGCCCTGCGCATGACCGCGGTCTTCCGCGACCTGCACCTGCCCCGCCTCCAGCGCGCCACCGGCTGA
- a CDS encoding beta-ketoacyl-[acyl-carrier-protein] synthase family protein: protein MPDGRTDGVNRAAPRRVVITGLGSLTPLGVGVPALWQGLLDGRGGVRALEGEEFAGQPVRIAATVPADPAALLPRAQARRMNRSAQFAVIAAREAWRDAGFEPSGTLASGIDPTRTGVSLGTIIGGAPALVDGDRALRAKGPRGVSPLTAAMTVPSQAAAQISLDLHVTGEARTVVSACASGTEAIGQAIDRIRLGHLDIALAGGTEAAVTPAVMASFAAMRALSTRNDDPGRASRPFAKDRDGFVNGEGAAVLVLESEEHALARGARIYCEAAGWGLSADAHHIVAPDPSGDGIVRALHRALADAGSVPADVVHVNAHATATVEGDLAEATALRRLLDERGAGAPRVPVTALKGALGHMQGAAGAVEALVSALTLHHGTVVPTIGCEDLDDACDLDVVTLAPRPLPDCGDIVLSNSFGFGGLNAVLALRRRGGPGPATP, encoded by the coding sequence ATGCCCGACGGCCGGACCGATGGAGTGAACCGCGCCGCACCGCGCCGCGTGGTGATCACCGGTCTGGGCTCGCTCACCCCGCTCGGCGTCGGCGTTCCCGCGCTGTGGCAGGGGCTGCTCGACGGCCGCGGCGGCGTACGGGCACTGGAGGGCGAGGAGTTCGCCGGCCAGCCGGTCCGGATAGCCGCGACCGTGCCCGCCGATCCCGCCGCGCTGCTGCCCAGGGCCCAGGCGCGGCGGATGAACCGCTCCGCCCAGTTCGCCGTGATCGCCGCCCGCGAGGCGTGGCGGGACGCCGGCTTCGAGCCCTCCGGGACCCTCGCCAGCGGCATCGATCCGACCAGGACCGGCGTGTCCCTCGGCACCATCATCGGCGGGGCCCCCGCCCTGGTCGACGGCGACCGCGCCCTGCGCGCCAAGGGCCCGCGCGGCGTCTCGCCGCTCACCGCCGCGATGACCGTGCCCTCCCAGGCCGCCGCCCAGATCTCCCTCGACCTGCACGTCACCGGCGAGGCCCGCACGGTGGTGAGCGCCTGCGCCTCGGGCACCGAGGCCATCGGGCAGGCCATCGACCGGATCCGCCTCGGGCACCTGGACATCGCCCTGGCCGGGGGCACGGAAGCCGCCGTCACCCCCGCCGTGATGGCCTCCTTCGCCGCCATGCGCGCCCTGTCCACCCGCAACGACGACCCCGGCCGGGCCTCGCGCCCCTTCGCCAAGGACCGCGACGGCTTCGTCAACGGCGAGGGCGCGGCGGTGCTCGTCCTCGAATCGGAGGAGCACGCCCTGGCCCGCGGTGCGCGCATCTACTGCGAGGCCGCCGGCTGGGGCCTGTCGGCCGACGCCCACCACATCGTCGCGCCCGACCCCTCCGGCGACGGGATCGTCCGCGCGCTGCACCGCGCGCTCGCCGACGCCGGATCCGTCCCGGCCGACGTGGTCCACGTCAACGCGCACGCCACCGCCACCGTGGAGGGCGACCTCGCCGAGGCCACGGCACTGCGCAGGCTGCTGGACGAGCGCGGCGCCGGGGCACCCCGCGTCCCGGTGACGGCCCTGAAGGGCGCCCTGGGACACATGCAGGGCGCGGCCGGGGCGGTGGAGGCCCTGGTCTCGGCCCTCACCCTGCACCACGGCACCGTCGTGCCCACCATCGGCTGCGAGGACCTCGACGACGCCTGCGACCTGGACGTGGTCACCCTGGCACCGCGCCCGCTGCCGGACTGCGGCGACATCGTCCTCAGCAACTCCTTCGGCTTCGGCGGACTCAACGCGGTACTCGCGCTGCGCCGCCGGGGCGGGCCCGGCCCCGCGACCCCGTGA
- a CDS encoding TetR family transcriptional regulator, producing MSTVSTASTADTGGTAGAGGTAGAAGTGRPSLTQRRREATSYEIAEAAAALFSERGFEATTVDDIARAAGISLRTFYRYCPAKEDAMTPVLTAGVATLVEELALRPASEPVTEAVQAAFTTATAGARYEEPGQTVRLIQVMSRVPEIRLRWLAAARAMQDRLVPVLAARTGRPESALETRVLAACLIDAVTVALEHWAAEGGHEPLPAVSARALALLRLAQ from the coding sequence GTGAGCACGGTGAGTACGGCCAGCACGGCGGACACTGGCGGCACGGCGGGCGCAGGCGGCACGGCGGGCGCGGCCGGTACGGGACGTCCGTCGCTGACGCAGCGACGCAGGGAGGCCACGAGCTACGAGATCGCGGAGGCCGCCGCCGCACTGTTCTCCGAGCGGGGGTTCGAGGCCACGACGGTCGACGACATCGCCCGGGCGGCCGGCATCTCGCTGCGCACCTTCTACCGGTACTGCCCGGCCAAGGAGGACGCGATGACCCCGGTGCTGACGGCCGGGGTGGCCACCCTGGTCGAGGAGCTCGCCCTGCGCCCCGCCTCGGAGCCGGTCACCGAGGCGGTCCAGGCCGCCTTCACCACCGCGACGGCGGGCGCGCGCTACGAGGAGCCGGGGCAGACGGTCCGGCTGATCCAGGTGATGAGCCGTGTCCCGGAGATCCGCCTGCGCTGGCTCGCGGCCGCCCGCGCGATGCAGGACCGGCTCGTCCCGGTCCTCGCGGCCCGTACGGGGCGGCCCGAATCCGCCCTGGAGACCCGTGTCCTGGCGGCCTGCCTCATCGACGCGGTCACGGTCGCCCTCGAGCACTGGGCGGCGGAAGGCGGCCACGAGCCCCTGCCGGCCGTCTCGGCCCGGGCCCTCGCCCTCCTGCGCCTGGCGCAGTAG
- a CDS encoding SDR family oxidoreductase: MENHSRGLPAPPPLGSAALPPGTFAGRAVLVTGGGTGLGKAIATEFARLGADLVIAGRRIEQLKAGQEELAAVPGAGRVTAAVCDIRDPERVAEVFDAAEAACGRTPDVLVNNAAANFPCPAEDLSPNAWRAVVDITLTGTWFVTREFGRRHLAAGTAGSIVNIGASYAWTGGPGFAHSAAAKAGVKNLVETLAVEWGPYGIQINGLVPGLMPHADMTADIRGGLERAAPDDKDARQPALRVGAPRELGWAATFLASPYARFITGHTLVVDGANWQRRALVNPEVVPVREQLGRGPFTA; the protein is encoded by the coding sequence ATGGAGAACCACTCGCGCGGGCTGCCCGCGCCGCCGCCCCTCGGCTCCGCCGCCCTGCCGCCCGGTACCTTCGCCGGCCGGGCGGTGCTCGTCACCGGCGGCGGCACCGGGCTGGGCAAGGCCATCGCCACCGAATTCGCGCGGCTCGGAGCGGACCTGGTGATCGCGGGCCGCCGGATCGAGCAGCTGAAGGCCGGCCAGGAGGAACTGGCGGCCGTGCCCGGCGCGGGACGGGTGACGGCCGCGGTCTGTGACATCCGGGACCCGGAGCGGGTCGCGGAGGTGTTCGACGCGGCCGAGGCCGCGTGCGGCCGGACGCCGGACGTGCTGGTCAACAACGCGGCCGCCAATTTCCCCTGTCCGGCCGAGGACCTGTCCCCCAACGCCTGGCGGGCGGTGGTCGACATCACCCTGACCGGCACCTGGTTCGTGACCCGTGAGTTCGGCCGCCGCCACCTCGCGGCCGGCACCGCCGGGTCCATCGTGAACATCGGCGCCTCGTACGCCTGGACGGGCGGTCCGGGGTTCGCGCACAGCGCCGCCGCCAAGGCCGGGGTGAAGAACCTCGTGGAGACCCTCGCCGTCGAGTGGGGCCCGTACGGCATCCAGATCAACGGCCTGGTGCCCGGGCTCATGCCGCACGCGGACATGACCGCGGACATCCGGGGCGGCCTGGAGCGGGCCGCCCCGGACGACAAGGACGCCCGGCAGCCCGCCCTGCGGGTCGGCGCGCCGCGCGAACTGGGCTGGGCCGCCACCTTCCTCGCCTCGCCCTACGCCCGCTTCATCACCGGCCACACCCTGGTGGTGGACGGCGCGAACTGGCAGCGCCGGGCGCTGGTCAACCCCGAAGTGGTGCCGGTCCGCGAGCAGTTGGGTCGCGGGCCGTTCACCGCGTGA
- a CDS encoding tyrosinase family oxidase copper chaperone: MYAVPAAAPLTRRAALRTAFTAALFAGTAAALAPVLRARRPRQTLTPAPLAEETYRGRHIAVDLAGVRIDGRALHVMRRADGSYLSGINHFQSYATPLELARAAVDELGTNQLAFAASHHGGQE; the protein is encoded by the coding sequence ATGTACGCAGTACCCGCCGCCGCACCACTCACCCGCCGCGCGGCCCTTCGTACGGCATTCACCGCGGCCCTGTTCGCCGGCACGGCCGCGGCCCTGGCCCCCGTACTGCGCGCCCGCCGGCCCCGGCAGACCCTCACCCCGGCCCCGCTCGCCGAGGAGACGTACCGCGGCCGCCACATCGCGGTGGACCTCGCCGGGGTCCGCATCGACGGCCGGGCGCTGCACGTCATGCGCCGAGCCGACGGCAGCTACCTCAGCGGGATCAACCACTTCCAGTCCTACGCCACCCCGCTGGAGCTCGCCCGCGCCGCCGTCGACGAACTGGGCACCAACCAGCTGGCCTTCGCGGCGTCCCACCACGGCGGACAGGAGTAG
- a CDS encoding NADPH:quinone oxidoreductase family protein: protein MQAWRVHTPGEPREAMRLEEVPEPVPGEGEVRLKVLAANVNFPDALLVRGQYQIRPPLPFTPGVEICGETDDGRRVIANPSLPNGGFAEYVTAPARALLPAPDTLDDAEAAALHIGYQTGWFGLHRRARLQAGETLLVHAAAGGVGSAAVQLGKAAGATVIGVVGGKAKAATAEELGCDLVVDRTTEDIVARVKEFTAGRGADVVYDPVGGDAYTASAKCVAFEGRIVVVGFASGTIPAPALNHALVKNYAILGLHWGLYATKEPAAIAACHAELTRLAAEGTVRPLVSERVPLAGAADAVQRLADGTTTGRLVVVPARDGGRR, encoded by the coding sequence ATGCAGGCATGGCGAGTACACACCCCCGGCGAGCCCCGCGAGGCCATGCGCCTCGAAGAGGTGCCCGAACCGGTGCCCGGCGAGGGCGAGGTGAGGCTCAAGGTGCTCGCCGCCAACGTCAACTTCCCCGACGCGCTGCTCGTGCGCGGCCAGTACCAGATCCGCCCCCCGCTGCCCTTCACCCCCGGCGTGGAGATCTGCGGCGAGACCGACGACGGCCGCCGCGTCATCGCCAATCCGAGCCTGCCCAACGGCGGTTTCGCCGAGTACGTCACCGCCCCCGCGCGGGCCCTGCTCCCCGCCCCGGACACCCTCGACGACGCCGAGGCGGCCGCACTGCACATCGGCTACCAGACGGGCTGGTTCGGCCTGCACCGCCGGGCACGCCTCCAGGCGGGCGAGACCCTCCTCGTGCACGCCGCCGCCGGCGGGGTCGGCAGCGCCGCCGTCCAGCTCGGCAAGGCCGCCGGAGCCACCGTCATCGGAGTCGTCGGCGGCAAGGCCAAGGCGGCCACCGCCGAGGAGCTCGGCTGCGACCTGGTCGTCGACCGCACGACGGAGGACATCGTCGCCCGCGTCAAGGAGTTCACCGCGGGACGCGGCGCCGACGTCGTCTACGACCCGGTCGGCGGCGACGCCTACACCGCCTCGGCCAAGTGCGTGGCCTTCGAGGGCCGCATCGTCGTCGTGGGCTTCGCGAGCGGAACCATCCCCGCCCCGGCACTGAACCACGCCCTGGTGAAGAACTACGCGATCCTCGGCCTGCACTGGGGCCTGTACGCCACCAAGGAGCCCGCCGCCATCGCCGCCTGCCACGCGGAGCTCACCCGCCTCGCCGCCGAAGGCACCGTCAGGCCGCTGGTCAGCGAGCGCGTCCCGCTCGCCGGTGCCGCCGACGCCGTACAGCGCCTCGCCGACGGGACCACCACCGGCCGGCTGGTCGTCGTACCGGCCCGGGACGGGGGCCGGCGATGA
- a CDS encoding acyl-CoA dehydrogenase family protein translates to MTAAAVTAAQLLLRTRELLAAHPPATTAREDFLRARFDAGLAWVHYPEGLGGLGAPRTLQAVVDAELEAAAAPDNDPRRIGIGLGMAAPTILAYGTEEQKRRFLRPLWIGEEVWCQLFSEPGAGSDLAALGTRAVRAADGDGDWVVDGQKVWTSSAHTARWAILIARTDPALPKHQGITYFLCDMHAPGVEVRPLRQITGEAEFNEVFLTGVKIPDAHRLGEVGQGWAVARTTLMNERVSIGGMRIPREGGMIAPVAAAWRGRPELRTHSLHQRLLELWVEAEVARLTGERLRQQLAAGAPGPEGSGMKLAFARLNQEISGLEVELLGEEGLLYEDWTLRRPEIVDFTGRDAGYRYLRAKGNSIEGGTSEILLNIVAERVLGLPAEPRDDKDLAWKDLAR, encoded by the coding sequence ATGACGGCCGCCGCGGTCACCGCCGCACAACTGCTCCTGCGCACACGGGAACTGCTCGCCGCGCACCCGCCCGCCACCACCGCGCGCGAGGACTTCCTGCGCGCCCGCTTCGACGCCGGACTCGCCTGGGTGCACTACCCCGAGGGCCTCGGCGGACTCGGCGCGCCCCGCACCCTCCAGGCCGTCGTCGACGCCGAACTGGAGGCCGCCGCGGCCCCCGACAACGACCCGCGCCGGATCGGCATCGGCCTGGGCATGGCCGCGCCCACGATCCTCGCGTACGGCACCGAGGAGCAGAAGCGGCGCTTCCTGCGCCCCCTGTGGATCGGGGAGGAGGTCTGGTGCCAGCTCTTCAGCGAGCCCGGCGCCGGCTCCGACCTGGCCGCACTCGGCACCCGTGCGGTCCGCGCCGCCGACGGGGACGGAGACTGGGTGGTGGACGGCCAGAAGGTGTGGACCTCCAGCGCCCACACCGCCCGCTGGGCGATCCTGATCGCCCGCACCGATCCCGCGCTGCCCAAGCACCAGGGCATCACCTACTTCCTGTGCGACATGCACGCCCCCGGCGTGGAAGTGCGCCCGCTGCGCCAGATCACCGGCGAGGCCGAGTTCAACGAGGTCTTCCTCACCGGCGTCAAGATCCCCGACGCCCACCGGCTCGGCGAGGTGGGCCAGGGCTGGGCCGTCGCCCGCACCACCCTGATGAACGAGCGGGTCTCCATCGGCGGCATGCGCATCCCCCGCGAGGGCGGCATGATCGCCCCGGTCGCCGCCGCCTGGCGCGGGCGCCCTGAGCTGCGCACGCACTCCCTGCACCAGCGGCTGCTGGAGCTGTGGGTCGAGGCGGAGGTCGCCCGCCTCACCGGGGAGCGGCTGCGCCAGCAGCTCGCCGCCGGAGCGCCCGGCCCGGAAGGCTCGGGGATGAAGCTCGCCTTCGCCCGCCTCAACCAGGAGATCAGCGGCCTGGAGGTGGAACTCCTCGGCGAGGAAGGGCTGCTGTACGAGGACTGGACCCTGCGCCGCCCCGAGATCGTCGATTTCACCGGCCGCGACGCCGGCTACCGCTACCTGCGCGCCAAGGGCAACAGCATCGAGGGCGGCACCAGCGAAATCCTCCTCAACATCGTCGCCGAACGCGTCCTCGGCCTGCCCGCCGAACCGCGCGACGACAAGGACCTCGCCTGGAAGGACCTGGCCCGATGA
- a CDS encoding XRE family transcriptional regulator yields MGVSERWYRSLEAGDSVSLSSDILSRISEALVLGPDERMVLYSRALDGAGVALADEEGEAQGQLALLRVVTGQTQFPAYLTDGSWNILGYNTLMAGWFPWVLEPGANLMGWALTDPTAREQMADWHEHAEVYLAMLRFALATGSNKAALEGVLHRVLQDPECRRLWAQGPKVIAFRQGHRYRLTLPHVSPEPITVTSQVLLPAYQHGLRCVLLLPHQPVLPLPLPLPPEPGR; encoded by the coding sequence ATGGGTGTGAGCGAGCGCTGGTACCGCAGCCTGGAGGCCGGGGACTCCGTATCGCTTTCCAGTGACATTCTGAGCCGGATTTCCGAGGCTTTGGTTCTGGGGCCCGACGAGCGGATGGTGCTGTACAGCCGCGCGCTCGACGGCGCGGGGGTCGCGCTCGCCGACGAGGAGGGCGAGGCGCAGGGCCAGCTGGCGCTGCTGCGCGTGGTCACGGGGCAGACGCAGTTCCCCGCGTACCTCACGGACGGCTCCTGGAACATCCTGGGCTACAACACGCTCATGGCGGGCTGGTTCCCCTGGGTGCTCGAGCCGGGTGCCAACCTCATGGGCTGGGCGCTGACCGATCCGACGGCGCGCGAACAGATGGCGGACTGGCACGAGCACGCCGAGGTCTACCTGGCGATGCTGCGGTTCGCCCTGGCCACGGGCTCCAACAAGGCCGCGCTGGAAGGTGTCCTCCACCGCGTCCTGCAGGATCCCGAATGCCGCCGGCTGTGGGCTCAGGGGCCGAAGGTCATCGCCTTCCGGCAGGGACACCGGTACCGGCTCACCTTGCCGCACGTCTCGCCCGAACCGATCACCGTCACCTCCCAGGTGCTCCTCCCGGCCTACCAGCACGGGTTGCGCTGCGTCCTGCTGCTGCCGCACCAGCCCGTCCTGCCGCTCCCGCTCCCGCTGCCGCCCGAACCGGGGCGGTAG
- a CDS encoding acyl-CoA dehydrogenase family protein, with amino-acid sequence MSAPNPPSAAPLDLLYSEAEEELRTAVRSLLASRCDAAAVLARIEGGAPHDPVLWRVLAADIGAAGLLVPEKLGGQGASHREAAVVLEELGRAAAPVPYLTSAVPATEILLGCDGADCADLLRELAAGRRVCAPALPLTLAPGAPLPAPVRDTGAGPGGGTGPGGGHGGGTGTRTLSGSVTSVADAAGADVLLVLADTGLYAVQADSPGVSRTPLVALDLTRPLATVTLDGAAGTRLADPATARAAIAGALLSGAGLLASEQLGLAEWCLAQTVAHLRTRHQFNRPLGSFQALKHRLARLWLDVASARAAARAAADALATGAPDAPLTVAVAQAYCSGVAVKAAEECVQLHGGIGMTWEHPAHLYLKRAKADSLALGTAGHHRGLVADFAELPSP; translated from the coding sequence ATGAGCGCACCGAACCCCCCGAGCGCGGCCCCCCTGGACCTGCTGTACTCCGAGGCGGAGGAGGAACTCCGCACGGCCGTACGCTCCCTGCTCGCCTCCCGCTGCGACGCCGCCGCCGTCCTGGCCCGGATCGAGGGCGGCGCCCCGCACGACCCGGTGCTGTGGCGGGTGCTCGCCGCGGACATCGGCGCCGCGGGACTGCTCGTACCGGAGAAGCTGGGCGGCCAGGGCGCGAGCCACCGGGAGGCGGCCGTGGTCCTGGAGGAGCTCGGCCGGGCCGCCGCCCCGGTCCCCTACCTCACCAGCGCCGTCCCGGCGACGGAGATCCTGCTCGGCTGCGACGGCGCGGACTGTGCCGACCTCCTGCGGGAGCTCGCGGCGGGCCGGCGGGTCTGCGCGCCCGCGCTGCCCCTGACCCTGGCCCCCGGCGCACCCCTGCCGGCGCCGGTCCGGGACACCGGCGCGGGCCCCGGCGGCGGGACGGGCCCCGGCGGCGGCCACGGCGGCGGGACGGGCACGCGGACGCTGAGCGGCAGCGTCACCTCCGTCGCGGACGCGGCCGGCGCCGACGTGCTGCTGGTCCTCGCCGACACCGGGTTGTACGCCGTCCAGGCCGACTCGCCGGGGGTCTCTCGGACCCCCCTCGTGGCGCTGGACCTGACCCGCCCCCTGGCCACCGTCACCCTCGACGGGGCCGCCGGGACCCGGCTCGCCGACCCGGCCACCGCCCGCGCGGCCATCGCCGGGGCACTGCTCTCCGGGGCCGGACTGCTCGCCTCGGAACAGCTCGGGCTCGCCGAATGGTGCCTGGCGCAGACGGTGGCGCACCTGCGCACCCGCCACCAGTTCAACCGGCCCCTCGGCTCCTTCCAGGCCCTCAAGCACCGCCTCGCCCGGCTCTGGCTCGACGTGGCCTCCGCCCGGGCCGCGGCCCGGGCCGCCGCGGACGCCCTCGCGACCGGCGCCCCCGACGCGCCGCTCACGGTCGCCGTGGCCCAGGCCTACTGCTCGGGAGTCGCGGTCAAGGCGGCCGAGGAGTGCGTACAGCTGCACGGCGGCATCGGCATGACCTGGGAACACCCCGCCCACCTCTACCTCAAGCGGGCCAAGGCCGACTCCCTGGCCCTCGGCACGGCCGGCCACCACCGCGGCCTGGTAGCGGACTTCGCGGAACTCCCGTCCCCCTAG
- a CDS encoding diiron oxygenase → MALQFASTANRTVLARRHQNRLDQAVLESDYRSRFRTWERVATVRNNPTRVLDTDGELFFSPELVPVLAHPLLERAEPELRETLLLHRLYEYLKFTIDLEQSAVIPVTGHISRGMSGLDLPEPMRLDAFKIVTDEAWHAQFTYEILRQVRTRTGIAPALPETPTFTAELARIHEELPSQIRGLDEMLFAIVSETLISSILDDLPADRRLPEGVREMVADHAVDEAKHHSYFSTLLRYLWPAMTPKEQELAGPYIPRLIFAFLEPDYPSTALGLLAAGLGRPEVEQVMTEVYTREKVVADVRRGAAPTLQYFIEAGALEHGATLEAFRESGLVA, encoded by the coding sequence ATGGCTCTGCAATTTGCGAGCACGGCGAACCGGACCGTTCTCGCCCGCCGTCATCAGAATCGCCTCGACCAGGCAGTTCTGGAATCCGACTACCGCAGCCGCTTCCGTACGTGGGAGCGCGTCGCCACCGTCCGAAACAACCCCACACGGGTCCTGGACACCGACGGTGAACTGTTCTTCAGCCCCGAACTCGTACCCGTCCTGGCGCACCCGCTCCTCGAACGGGCCGAGCCCGAGCTCCGCGAGACGCTGCTGCTCCACCGCCTCTACGAGTACCTCAAGTTCACCATCGACCTGGAGCAGAGCGCGGTCATCCCGGTCACCGGCCACATCAGCCGCGGCATGTCCGGGCTGGACCTGCCCGAGCCCATGCGCCTGGACGCCTTCAAGATCGTGACGGACGAGGCCTGGCACGCCCAGTTCACCTACGAGATCCTGCGCCAGGTCCGCACCCGCACGGGGATCGCGCCGGCCCTCCCCGAGACGCCGACGTTCACCGCGGAGCTCGCGCGGATCCACGAGGAGCTGCCGAGCCAGATCCGCGGCCTGGACGAGATGCTGTTCGCCATCGTCAGCGAGACGCTCATCTCCTCGATCCTCGACGACCTGCCCGCGGACCGGCGGCTGCCCGAGGGCGTTCGCGAGATGGTCGCCGACCACGCGGTCGACGAAGCCAAGCACCACTCCTACTTCTCGACGCTGCTGCGGTACCTGTGGCCCGCGATGACGCCGAAGGAGCAGGAGCTGGCGGGCCCGTACATCCCGCGGCTGATCTTCGCGTTCCTGGAGCCGGACTACCCGAGCACCGCGCTGGGCCTGCTGGCCGCCGGCCTGGGCCGCCCGGAGGTGGAGCAGGTCATGACCGAGGTCTACACGCGCGAGAAGGTCGTCGCCGACGTGCGGCGCGGCGCCGCGCCCACGCTGCAGTACTTCATCGAGGCCGGCGCCCTGGAACACGGCGCCACCCTCGAGGCGTTCAGGGAATCGGGGCTGGTCGCGTGA
- a CDS encoding tyrosinase family protein, whose protein sequence is MYTRQNQKNLTSAQKKRFTAAVLELKRNGTYDAFVRTHDKYFVPDRDRKLRVGHMSPSFFPWHRRYLLEFERQLQGVDPGVSIPYWDWTTDTSPVSSLWADDFLGGTGRASDRQVMTGPFAHDKGNWTVTVGITEARFLTRNLGRPQNPITLPTAAELQWAIDDPVYDTSPWDSTAAGGGFRNKLEGWAAPKSEKWRNHNKVHQWIGGHMTGGTAPNDPAFWLHHAFVDLLWDRWQQRHPASGYLPAAPLALGDLQRGRVIALDEPMPPWDVTPRQMLGHQGSYRYE, encoded by the coding sequence TTGTACACCCGACAGAACCAGAAGAACCTGACCAGCGCGCAGAAGAAGCGGTTCACGGCGGCCGTGCTGGAGCTCAAGCGCAACGGCACCTACGACGCCTTCGTGCGCACCCACGACAAGTACTTCGTCCCCGACCGCGACCGCAAGCTGCGCGTCGGGCACATGTCGCCGTCCTTCTTCCCCTGGCACCGGCGCTACCTGCTGGAGTTCGAGCGGCAGCTGCAGGGCGTCGACCCCGGCGTCTCCATCCCGTACTGGGACTGGACCACCGACACCAGCCCGGTCTCCTCCCTGTGGGCCGACGACTTCCTCGGCGGGACCGGCCGCGCGAGCGACCGCCAGGTGATGACCGGCCCGTTCGCCCACGACAAGGGCAACTGGACGGTGACGGTGGGCATCACGGAGGCCCGCTTCCTCACCCGCAACCTGGGCCGGCCGCAGAACCCGATCACCCTGCCGACCGCGGCCGAGCTCCAGTGGGCCATCGACGACCCGGTGTACGACACCTCGCCCTGGGACTCGACGGCCGCCGGCGGCGGCTTCCGCAACAAGCTGGAGGGCTGGGCCGCGCCGAAGAGCGAGAAGTGGCGCAACCACAACAAGGTCCACCAGTGGATCGGCGGCCACATGACGGGCGGCACCGCGCCCAACGACCCGGCGTTCTGGCTGCACCACGCCTTCGTCGACCTGCTCTGGGACCGCTGGCAGCAGCGGCACCCGGCATCGGGCTACCTGCCCGCCGCCCCGCTCGCACTCGGCGACCTCCAGCGGGGCAGGGTGATCGCCCTCGACGAGCCGATGCCGCCGTGGGACGTCACCCCGCGCCAGATGCTCGGCCACCAGGGCTCCTACCGCTACGAGTGA